AGGAAGCGGCAAGCAGTAGCACTGGCAGCAgtgttgggcggcggcgcaaggcaaGCCCTTTGCTCCATCTTCCGCAAGCACCCTGCACGCGCAGCAAGCCAGCAGGCCAAATCGGCACATGGGCCAAAGCATCAGGCCACCACAGCAGCGGCGTGCTCAGGTTCACTAGCCCGAGGAGCAGGGAGCTAGGTGAGTTAGGTAAATTGTTTTTATTTACTTCTTTTCCTGTTTTAGATAAGTTTTTCTTATTTAGTTTTCACCAATCTGTTTAAGCTATTTAATTAGTGTTTAATCTTGATAATCCTTGCATGTTTGGTTAGCTAGTTCTTTTTAGTTTCCCAATGCATGCTTAGTTAGGGTGTTTTCTTTTTGATAGTTTTAATTAGCTTTTCTTAGGGCTAAgttaaaaagaaaagcaaaacaaaaacTAGTCTAGTTGTGTTTGTTAGATAGTTGTAATTCCAGTCTCTCTAGTTTGTGTTTCATCTGTGCACTAATCACTTTTCTCGGGCTCTCGAGTGGCTTTGTTTCGCGAAGATGTTTCTCTCGGTTTCGTTCGCGAATTTGTGCAACTGAGTTGTTGTTCGAGTTTATCTCTATCGTGCTTCTACGTGTGTTCGTATTCGCTTTGTGGATATTGCAAGTGCCGATAGCCGTCCTGAGCTATACGGTACTGATATTCACCTGTAAACTTGGGATCATAGGCCGGCCTTTCAATTGCGAGAATTttttatcggctcccattcaccccccctctggtcgccttttcggtccctcacacAGATATGGAAAGAAAACAGTAATAATACAACTTAAACATTACAGTCATTGACACAGTTAGCCAGCAATATTTTAATAACATGGTACATTGGTACTTAACATATTCTCATCAGATAACTTATTAGCACTACAATTGTCATATATTATCATGACCAAAAAAACATAATGACATGACTCAATCGTCTTCAATAGCACCACTATTTGTGCTGGGCTTTTTCAAGATCCAGCATGGATATTGTGCATCCGTGCAATCATTGTTTTCGAGCCACATATGGAAGTTTGGTACCAGTGTATCTTGGCCTATCATGTAGGACGACAAGGTTAAGTGGTTCTCAGTCGTAGATGCTACATATTTTATCACATACCATACGTTCATTATTCACACTCATCTATTTGAAAACATGTGGTCTGATGTTTTTGTACATACTCCGTTTATGATCTAAGCTAGGTTTCACTTTTCTTAGTACGGAGGTAGAAATCCTTTGGCATGAGATCAATGTCATGGCCACAAGTAGGAAAATTCACGGGCGGCGGAGGCAGAGATGTATCCATTGTTGGCCCATCCTCTACAATGAACACAGCCGCCATGCCCATTGACAAATGAAATTCGTAATGACAATGCATGAACCATACACCTGTAtaccaaaaatacaaataatgAGTTGTCGGGTTCGTACACGGGCAGCCAactaatataaataaatatggGCGGCAATGTAAAGTAGACAACATCAAAATATCATTAATCTAGAATTAGTTTGATTGAAGTCTCATAGAATCCTTAGAAATTGACTCCTTCAGACCCCGATCGAGTATAAATGTTTGTGGCTATTCTCACAGTGCACCAAATAGAAGTCTAAACTTGGAGATATATTTTTTGATTAAATTTCCTATCTTATCCCTATATGAAGTTATCAGGTTGACTTCAGATCCCGAGTGTAAATGTATGTAGCTATTCACACATTGTTTTTGTTTCAGGATTTCATGCCCTACCAGATCTAGTTCAGGCGTGATATTATTGTATGGCATAATCTTACTGTTACTAATTGGAGACTTCTTTGAAGActccacatgaagccacctaggatcctaggtggatactctagaaaaatagagaaatcctagaaattcatataaaaatcagaaTCATATGGCCCTCGTTGGATCTGTTATCCTTCCTaacaaattacccacctctgtcatcatgaaaatagaataaagtaaccccctaaacatgtatctaaattacccacctctgccattataaaaaaatctgaagtaaccccctaatcttcgtgtaaattacccacatatgccattataaaaataatataaataatctCATAAATTTGTATAAAAATTATCAAATTATGTCATAGTAAAAAGTTAAAGCAACCCctaaatctaaatctaaattatataagtaCAATAAAATATTcgagtgcaccaatataaaattctaaattactatttctatcattatcaatatattatttatgttattttttatataaaaatactacccacgatacatgtcaccatatattgatatatgatggaagagataagaataccaatttatAAACAAATGCTTCAATTAACATATTCAAACACATGTAGACGTGccatgcaaaatgaaatctattgcaatagagatattaattttaattagcctGTATGGGAGCatgggttgataggctagtaacTAGTAACAAGAGGAACTTTGAATGTCATGACGaaattcatggttaataaacaAAAGGAACTAACATAATGTTATACTGTCAATGAGGCTCAAACTTCTAATTTTACCAAGATTCTCACTAAACTTCGTACAGAAGAGTTCACTACACTCTTTTGATCTATGCAGAACCTATACGAAGCTTTCCTGTATGGAATGTTTTGCAGCCGGTGAGGCCAATATTTCTCCTTTTTGTTAGTAGGATTTTGTCAaacttcatatatatatatatatatatatatatatatatatatatatatatatatatatatatatatatatatatatatatatatatatataggagcaTAAGTGTTTTTGGGTGGCTCTGAAGCTTTCCATCTGGCAGCGGGTTTTCTCTACAACCTAACCCCTTTGCGCGCGGGATGCTTTTAATTTTTATTTCCTCTATTTGAacatttttgtttttaaaaTAAGGTAAGCAATTCCACATAATATTTTCCTTCTAGGCACATGATACAAGGATTTAAATCTTATACGCACCTGGATTATTGGCAACGAATCGTATGGCAATCCACCCAAGATTTGGAACGAGCACAGTGTTCTTCACTGGTGGATTCACGTAGTTGTACCTGGCCCCATCCTTCACCGGATCATAACTGCCAAGCCCTTGCGCAAGCACAACCATGTCGTGCCCGTGTAGGTGCATTGGATTGGAGTCACCCTGTAGCATTGCAGTGCTCTGGAAGACTATCTCCACCACGGCACCATGTTGGAACCGCCGGACCAACGTCGCCTTGTAGGTCGGCTCTAGTCGCATCTCCTTTGGTCCAAATGGGATTAAGGCTTCATCAGTGAAATTGTATAATTTTGGTGGCATCTTTGGAAGGTTTTGCATCATGCCATGGAGGCCGGTGTGATAGTAGTGTGCTTCTAGTAGTGATTTCGACGTCGGGGGCAGGAAGGAGACATTGTTCATGGTAGCCactaggatgtcctcatcactgTCGCCTCTCTTAGAGAACTTGTGGCCTTGCTTGCAGATGGTGCCAAGGCCAAGCACAACGAACATGCGCTGATCGACTCTTTGTTGGACCAGAAGGTGCGCATGGTGCTGCAGGCTGGTCAGGTTGCTATGGAAGTAGAAGGATGTAACTGTGTCATGTATATCAGGCATCTTAGGCACTATCGGCACATCACCTGATGGACCTCGACATCCTACTTCTGTACCCCGGCTCGAGCTCACTGACGTTGTGCCACTGCAGGGGCCTTGGCTctgaaaggatcgggtgctctagcctacgaggggagggggtgaattaggcactattcaaaaaccttagacctatggctccaactagtttgcacaaaattaaactaaatcatgctatctagatgtgcaactatggttgttctagagtgaaacccctatcccaaaagagtttagcaacatatagcctttcctatcaagaaactactctatgaaagtaaaggcacacaaattgctagaatgaaatgcgggaGCTTAaggagcgggataggagatagcaaacttttgacgcgggtgtttatcccgtggttcggttagccacaaaggcacacctacatccacattgttgtagcactcactaagagtattgctactcggccaccaagtctcttccgtgaacacaatcacagtcaccttggcccagggttccactaaggagcttctccacaaaggatgggggtctccacgtcccccgcacaaagtgtcgtcgccgctccacaccaagtcggagggtcaatgacgttgccggcgagcttcaaagctccaaggtgccggcgtaccaagctcttgttttggttcactagagaaccacatcacaaaggctcaaggccttgcaatctcactcactaagggctaatcctttacacaacactctcaaagtgtgctaagggctaaggatatgatcttgatgttcttgtatggcttggaggtgttcttggatgtgtatgaggtgtcttgggactccagcaagctttaaatggccggggtgaggcatatatataggccaccaagtcttgtagccgttgctccatcggtcagcagaaatctgcgtatcatcggatgaaccgatgcctctggcatgggtagcgtcggttcatccggtctctctaagcaactgaagtagccgttggcttctctgacactaTATCGTGGTAGGTCAATCGTGAGGCATTGTATCTTACTGCACTACCGGATTCGCAGGGTTTGCTGTGTGCCTTGGGCACATGACAAACATTTTACTGTGTgctacacacggcaaagagctcACGGCAAAGAGCAGCCGGCAAAGccgtgtttgccgtgtgccttatCACGGGCTCACGGCAAACATTTTTCCGTGTGCCAAATCTTTGCCGTGTACCAGGtataacacacggcaaagttcagcactttgccgtgtgccacgccAGGTATAACACACGGCACACCTcatcactttgccgtgtgccgtgccaaaggcacacggcaaacctcagaactgccgtgtgccatggccaaagcacacggcaaagtgaccaaactTTGCTGTGTGCTATGgtaaaagcacacggcaaactccaTTTATTCAGGCTGTTTTTTATTTGCTCTCATATATGGTCCCAAAACACGTATATTTCACAATAGATATCACAGGCAGTTTATATATATAACAATACACATTATAGATATTTCAAATATGACAATTCTCACAATAACCATACAAGTCCATAAAAGTTCACACAAAGTCCATACAAATTCATTCAAAGTTCATACAAGTTCAAATACCCATAGAAATTCAGAAACGTGCGTACACCTCACTggatcggcggcggaggcagtggcggtggtggcgatggACCATTTGGCCCCCACATCATATACGGATGCCACGCCGGAGGCGGCCACTGCGGCGGAGGTCCCTGACGCGGCCACTGAGACTGCGGCCCCTGAGACAGCCACTGAGGCGTCCCCAGAGGCGGCTGAGGTGACATATCTGGATTCACGGGCACATCACTGGATGCTGCCGATTGATTCTGGACATAGTTGAAAAGATTGCAAGTGATAGATACGATTGAAGATATGAACATTCGATATAAGTCATTTTAGGTTATTATAAAGTTCTTAGTCACTGTAATTGTATCCTAAGtcattagttctaaatcatTGTGGCCTTATCAATCAATCAAAGTGCTAAGTCACAATAAGAAATGAAACTACAAGGTTGTCAAGTCACTCACAGGAGTAGGAGTTGTTGCACGAGGTGGAAGTGGAAGTGGACAGAACTGAGACGGCGAATGACCTATCGACGCGCTGAGAGTTTGGATGTAGCTAAGCGCCTACTCCAGTCTCTGGCGATCAGCCTCCTGCTGCCGCAGAAACTCTTCCCGCTCGTCTTGCCACCTCGCctccagctgctgctgccgtgccAATAACTCCTGCTGCTGTGCCAACAGCTGGGCATCCATCTGGGCTTGCAATATTTGTTTGAAGGGTTAGAATAGAAAGAAATTGTATGTAAATTTCAATCTACGATGGGTAACACAGAAATAACCTTGAGTGCGTCCATTTATATCTGTGAGGAGCTTGCCTCTGGGCGTATAGCTGGACTTGAGTCAGTGCTCCGAGCTCGAATCTGCGAGAGAGTGGGAGTACTGGCCATGTCGATTATGCTGTCAGCCATCAAGAGTCGGACATGCTTCCTGCCTCCTCCCGCCCTCATGAGGATTTCTACATCAATCGGCTGCGCGAACGGATCGAAATCCTACCCATGGACCTGCCTTGCCATCTCACTGTAACCACTCAGGCGGCTGTGGGTGAACGCATTGTTGTACGCCTCGGGCGGATCCTCTAGGTTGAAGGTGACATCGGACGACGACGCCCTCCCCTTGTGGGCCAAAGCATATGCCTGGAGCGGAGGCATTCCTGGCCACCATGTGCAGCCGACTGCGAAAAAAGGGACATGATTAGAAATTAAAAAGAATTTTGCATTAGAATAAAGAAATGAAGTCACGTACCCAGGTAGCTGCGTACTGGCCGAGGTGACGGTTGCCTTGATGGTGTGATGTCCCACCCATCTGTAAGCGCCGCTCCCGGTGAGAGTTGTGGATCTCCACCCAACCCTCCGAGCACCACTTGTCCACCATCCTTTCGAAGCACGGA
This genomic interval from Panicum virgatum strain AP13 chromosome 8K, P.virgatum_v5, whole genome shotgun sequence contains the following:
- the LOC120645140 gene encoding laccase-15-like, coding for MPDIHDTVTSFYFHSNLTSLQHHAHLLVQQRVDQRMFVVLGLGTICKQGHKFSKRGDSDEDILVATMNNVSFLPPTSKSLLEAHYYHTGLHGMMQNLPKMPPKLYNFTDEALIPFGPKEMRLEPTYKATLVRRFQHGAVVEIVFQSTAMLQGDSNPMHLHGHDMVVLAQGLGSYDPVKDGARYNYVNPPVKNTVLVPNLGWIAIRFVANNPGVWFMHCHYEFHLSMGMAAVFIVEDGPTMDTSLPPPPVNFPTCGHDIDLMPKDFYLRTKKSET